The following are from one region of the Magallana gigas chromosome 4, xbMagGiga1.1, whole genome shotgun sequence genome:
- the LOC105348314 gene encoding inactive histone-lysine N-methyltransferase 2E isoform X4, which produces MSLYMPRIGNVPDVGHIERREHGHHEDEDAPTASRGPDLPTPQSYPGCFGLPYQDHNYGAPRPPTPPPTPPQPPQQMLMPPLAPLTPDKGHIEVEDVGSSAGLPITPPEMVPPKEADDDSITRCICDFVHDDGYMICCDKCSVWQHIDCMGVDRNNIPESYFCELCEPRPLDRESARLIQLKKKEFLDTLTDSSATDTDPEEEANRQLSQQQQQQGGVDLLGAKKLKTKKQRNKSGNNNTNNGNKMSELKQRKNNRKEKRDIKKEKENKDANKKHQRVINKDTSAGLKTKKMKLEKNKKPGLSLVINENAQQDPWDSSFSPWVDKYEEVIENRYSQDILNSFLAKKINGVYPPESKGLGGNPRVQLCHVTEVNKNRKGLEATETIGEGEAVVEYIGEVMYKDQFNKESFYKRLNPFVLFYSKYDDMDICIDATSYGNIARFIRRSCKANAEVSHVVQNGCVNFYVYSTKVIPRGSEITIPYDYNYKDCTYCVECACLRNNCPVAKFFKKRMNSNIKKDKSPQRLPKLPVKSPIKIHIKSPVKKSPEELSPPESVADVKSPTTEIPEQVVSVSVRKSKKVSKVEPVEQMDNNSMSGDLMEASPRSDDEETGQINPNAPMSESAASHHKMTREERKMEAIMKAFEKLEKREERRNQALSRMERKSTDTRKEEKPAEKVEKIPVKKEEKKEKPPQKETRSRKKEEEAVIEVPQDPLPPMEMESTPEESVPPEVAPVVEQQPALVKETRPRPKTRRAKRVSSRRRNRAGSGNAVSEPSLSVDAADESSIVPQPAPPTMPNSCPNTPLVTTDTANVPPSFRFLKTKKHLMNEWLHEKSQDVVTATSSPAKTEPLEVKVEDDTMFVTCLPSPRNAMEHLRRNSHSSGSFRPVINVESSIGSAKKRWLRQAMIEKPKSDSGSNSPNTTGGTNVIGGGNTTGGGNASPGMPSPGASPPGDFVTPLKKRRMARESVDGPQSAGPSTSSPLLAPTVSQFGELEGQPTEVAQEENKPFFPNYTPSVKMEIPKKRAFVSPRDLRKASIRDSMESEVSDSSVTVSSRLSVDQSSDSEHEQTLCPQKVTGSNSIIHSELVSMEDRTSGIDQSLLSDTSHTCEVTNSSAEEDHSLSCGGQEEGEKLDSTSDSVQRPVGLNIVEEDENVSSGQQARPSVVEEEEEEVEVEDESVSVDMDVGAVDSTEDQQKNSTTRRSVCDSTSRSDTCSIGSSSRVDSANISVVEDSCSTSNMEDVCRPSSMASQSEASVSVVEPQCVDSSTDMLSPQTQEVSMEVDELPEESHSPQEVSTVEERPAGVDSSVDSSSDQQGGSRNSGGGGVSSSSELQLEDSLVESTHLSEGISVSSSAVVTSDHSVTENDMVDSSVSDRFEITVEAELVNLSDIGQNAVDNTVSSNQGSSFSGVRQSEELCSTSTFHEEMGSEVHVEDDGSRSDSITVTTPSELSASPADSEPAQGTSTMEPESEPVPAKKKVSLLEYRKRLKEKGPTSTSPSTSSLSSLSSSSVPRPSSTSSQSPSFNVHTRLPSLPSLPLFDTSPSKDSSAQNHRQFKSSSDLIRRKSTEAPKREKPLSLAERLKKEFGFEDSEDESGKDEAVPEPPPPPHQPPQQSGGNFKAPMVGGYSVQPPQAPHSMHGENPHRLPSPGLVPVPPMVPPPPQGQHGGSLLMPPPPGQLPPLMNHGGPPPQPVPPPGPVPPPSNGPLGSQMGQAPPVVGKKIPSLMSIPSYHTKGRGGSNHTQGGSNAANLAQPVNGHHDQNQQPYGSKPGLPPHIQQPFTSVAPPANFAHPPPQPVQAPYSSAPPNQQYPPPPQALSQPPYPSQQQQQGQHFMPTPSHPSHYQTPPPPPQPQTPTGQYVPAPSPSPGGYHSTQHQGAGAPYSQGGVGSYNSYQTSPYQQPPPPPAPNGHQLRDYNHSYKNSHDSEQQSHYNHSPKNYHGSSSSSHRQKSKKSKHRKSGSSRSSYSDYH; this is translated from the exons ATGAGCCTTTACATGCCACGGATAGGGAATGTCCCAGATGTAGGTCACATAGAACGGAGGGAGCATGGCCACCACGA AGATGAGGACGCCCCCACAGCGAGTCGTGGCCCGGATCTCCCTACCCCCCAGTCCTACCCTGGCTGCTTTGGACTGCCATACCAG GACCACAACTACGGAGCCCCTCGACCTCCTACGCCCCCTCCCACACCACCCCAACCCCCGCAGCAGATGCTGATGCCACCCCTGGCCCCTCTCACCCCCGACAAAGGCCACATAGAGGTAGAGGATGTGGGTAGCAGTGCCGGGCTCCCCATCACCCCGCCCGAGATGGTCCCCCCCAAGGAGGCGGATGATGACAGCATCACCAGGTGTATCTGTGACTTTGTGCACGACGATGGCTACATGATATGCTGTGACAAGTGCAG TGTGTGGCAGCACATTGACTGTATGGGGGTGGACAGGAACAATATCCCCGAGTCTTACTTCTGTGAACTGTGTGAGCCCCGCCCCCTGGACCGAGAGTCGGCGCGACTGATACAGCTGAAGAAGAAAGAGTTCCTCGACACTCTGACAG ACTCGAGTGCCACAGACACAGACCCAGAGGAGGAAGCCAACAGACAGCTGTCTCAGCAGCAGCAGCAACAGGGAGGGGTGGATCTCTTGGGGGCCAAAAAACTCAAGACCAAAAAACAGCGCAACAAGTCAGGCAACAACAACACCAACAATGGCAACAAGATGTCGGAGCTCAAACAACGCAAAAACAACAGGAAAGAGAAGCGTGACATCAAGAAGGAGAAGGAGAATAAAGACGCAAACAAGAAACACCAAAGA GTTATAAATAAAGATACATCTGCAGgattgaaaacaaagaaaatgaag TTGGAGAAAAACAAGAAGCCTGGACTGTCGCTGGTGATTAACGAGAATGCACAGCAGGATCCGTGGGACAGCTCCTTTAG CCCCTGGGTGGACAAGTATGAAGAGGTGATCGAGAACCGCTACTCCCAGGATATCCTCAACTCCTTCCTAGCCAAGAAGATCAATGGTGTTTAT CCCCCAGAAAGTAAAGGGTTAGGTGGGAACCCAAGGGTACAACTGTGTCATGTGACAGAAGTCAACAAAAACAGAAAG ggCTTGGAGGCGACTGAGACAATAGGAGAAGGGGAGGCTGTTGTGGAGTACATAGGAGAAGTCATGTATAAAGACCAGTTTAACAAGGAGAGCTTCTATAAACG attAAATCCATTTGTGTTGTTTTACTCTAAATATGATGATATGGATATTTGTATTGATGCCACGTCCTATGGGAATATTGCACGCTTCATTCGGCGATCTTGTAAAGCTAATGCAGAG GTGAGCCATGTGGTACAGAATGGTTGTGTGAATTTCTATGTATACTCCACCAAGGTGATTCCCCGGGGGTCAGAGATCACCATCCCCTACGACTATAATTACAAGGACTG CACCTACTGTGTGGAATGTGCCTGTTTGAGAAATAACTGCCCTGTTGCCAAGTTCTTTAAAAAGAGGATGAACTCCAACATCAA aaaagacAAATCCCCTCAGAGATTGCCAAAACTTCCTGTGAAATCACCGATTAAAATCCACATCAAATCTCCTGTCAAAAAGTCGCCAGAGGAGTTATCTCCCCCTGAAAGTGTTGCAGATGTTAAATCACCCACTACTGAAATACCAGAACAAGTGGTGAGCGTTAGTGTCAGGAAAAGTAAAAAA GTATCTAAAGTGGAACCTGTTGAACAAATGGACAATAATTCCATGTCTGGAGATTTAATGGAGGCTTCCCCAAGGTCAGACGATGAGGAAACGGGTCAAATTAACCCTAATGCACCAATGTCGGAGTCAGCTGCCTCACATcataaaatg ACAAGAGAAGAAAGGAAGATGGAAGCCATCATGAAGGCATTTGAGAAATTGGAGAAGCGAGAGGAGAGAAGGAATCAGGCACTGAGCCGAATGGAGAGGAAAAGTACAGACACCCGCAAAGAGGAGAAG CCTGCTGAAAAGGTGGAGAAAATACCCGtaaagaaagaagaaaagaaagagaAGCCACCTCAGAAAGAGACCCGGTCCAGAAAGAAGGAGGAGGAGGCGGTCATTGAGGTCCCACAGGATCCTCTACCCCCCATGGAGATGGAGTCCACCCCAGAGGAAAGTGTCCCCCCTGAGGTGGCACCAGTTGTTGAACAACAGCCTGCTCTTGTCAAGGAGACAAGACCCAGGCCAAAAAC GAGGAGAGCAAAACGAGTGTCCTCCAGAAG AAGGAACCGAGCTGGTAGTGGTAATGCTGTGTCTGAGCCGTCGCTGTCAGTGGACGCGGCCGATGAGAGCTCCATCGTCCCCCAGCCAGCCCCTCCCACCATGCCTAACAGCTGTCCCAACACCCCACTGGTCACCACCGACACAGCCAACGTACCCCCATCCTTCAGATTCCTCAAAACCAAAAAG CACCTGATGAATGAGTGGTTGCATGAAAAGAGCCAGGATGTTGTGACGGCGACGTCGTCCCCGGCCAAGACGGAGCCCCTGGAGGTGAAGGTCGAGGACGACACAATGTTTGTGACGTGTCTCCCGAGCCCACGGAATGCCATGGAACATCTCCGACGGAACAGTCACAGCTCCGGATCCTTCCGTCCAGTTATCAATGTAGAGAGCAGTATCGGATCGGCCAAAAAG CGTTGGTTGCGACAGGCCATGATTGAGAAGCCCAAGTCGGATAGTGGATCCAACTCTCCCAACACAACCGGGGGAACCAACGTGATAGGGGGAGGTAACACGACGGGGGGAGGTAATGCCAGCCCAGGAATGCCCAGCCCAGGGGCCTCACCTCCTGGAG ACTTTGTTACCCCTCTTAAGAAAAGGAGGATGGCAAGAGAGTCAGTGGATGGTCCCCAGAGTGCGGGCCCCTCTACTTCTTCCCCATTGTTGGCCCCTACGGTCAGTCAGTTTGGAGAATTGGAGGGACAACCCACGGAGGTTGCCCAGGAAGAGAACAAACCTTTTTTTCCAAACTACACCCCCAGTGTAAAG atggaGATTCCGAAGAAGAGAGCCTTCGTGAGTCCCCGAGATTTACGGAAAGCCAGTATTCGTGATTCTATGGAGAGTGAAGTGTCCGACTCCTCAGTGACTGTCTCCTCGCGACTGTCCGTCGATCAGTCTTCGGACTCAGAACATGAACAGACTCTGTGTCCTCAGAAAGTTACGGGTAGTAATAGTATAATTCATAGTGAACTGGTCAGCATGGAAGATCGGACTTCTGGGATAGACCAGTCGTTACTGAGTGACACCAGTCACACGTGTGAAGTGACCAACAGTTCAGCAGAGGAGGATCATAGCTTAAGCTGTGGAGGGCAGGAGGAGGGGGAGAAACTGGATTCAACCAGTGATTCTGTTCAGAGACCTGTAGGACTAAACATCGTGGAGGAAGACGAAAATGTTTCCAGTGGGCAGCAAGCAAGACCCTCAGTGGTGGAAGAGGAGGAAGAAGAGGTGGAGGTGGAGGATGAAAGTGTTTCTGTGGACATGGATGTAGGTGCAGTGGACAGTACGGAAGATCAGCAGAAGAATTCAACAACCAGGAGAAGTGTGTGTGATAGTACATCTCGCTCGGATACTTGTAGCATTGGAAGCTCATCAAGGGTTGACTCAGCAAATATCAGTGTCGTGGAGGATTCTTGTAGTACTTCTAACATGGAAGATGTGTGTCGACCATCTTCCATGGCATCGCAATCCGAGGCTAGTGTTAGTGTAGTGGAACCCCAGTGTGTGGACAGCAGTACTGACATGCTATCCCCACAGACCCAGGAAGTCAGCATGGAAGTGGATGAACTCCCAGAGGAGAGCCACTCTCCACAAGAAGTGTCCACAGTGGAAGAGAGGCCAGCAGGAGTGGACAGTAGTGTGGATAGTAGCAGTGACCAGCAGGGAGGCAGCAGGAACTCAGGGGGAGGCGGGGTCAGCAGTAGCAGTGAGCTACAGCTGGAGGATTCTCTTGTGGAGTCCACCCACTTGTCTGAGGGAATCAGTGTCTCTTCCTCTGCGGTCGTGACCTCAGATCATTCTGTGACGGAAAACGACATGGTGGATAGTTCTGTGTCGGATAGATTCGAGATCACAGTGGAGGCAGAATTAGTGAACTTGTCGGATATTGGTCAGAATGCGGTAGACAATACTGTGTCGTCTAATCAGGGTAGTAGTTTTTCCGGGGTTAGGCAGTCTGAGGAACTCTGTTCTACCTCCACCTTTCACGAGGAGATGGGGTCAGAAGTTCATGTGGAGGATGATGGTTCAAGGTCAGACTCTATCACTGTGACCACACCATCAGAGCTGTCCGCCTCCCCAGCAGACTCTGAACCAGCCCAGGGTACCAGCACCATGGAGCCTGAATCAGAACCAGTCCCGGCTAAAAAAAAG GTCAGTCTGCTGGAGTACAGAAAAAGATTAAAGGAAAAAGGACCCACTAGTACATCACCGTCTACTTCATCACTATCTTcgttatcatcatcatcagttCCACGGCCCTCATCAACATCATCACAAAGTCCCTCATTCAATGTACACACCCGTCTCCCATCCCTACCATCTCTGCCATTGTTTGACACATCTCCATCCAAAGACTCTTCAGCGCAAAATCATCGTCAGTTCAAAA GTTCGTCTGATCTCATAAGACGCAAGTCGACTGAGGCCCCAAAGAGGGAGAAGCCTCTTAGCCTTGCTGAGAGGCTCAAAAAGGAGTTTGGATTTGAGGATTCAGAGGATGAGAGTGGCAAAGATG AAGCTGTTCCAGAGCCTCCACCTCCCCCTCATCAGCCTCCACAGCAATCTGGCGGGAACTTCAAGGCCCCCATGGTGGGGGGATACAGCGTCCAGCCTCCTCAGGCACCCCACTCCATGCATGGGGAAAACCCACACAGACTACCCTCCCCAGGACTGGTGCCAGTGCCCCCCATGGTTCCCCCTCCCCCTCAGGGGCAACACGGAGGAAGTCTGCTGATGCCTCCACCTCCAGGACAACTGCCACCCCTGATGAACCATGGTGGACCCCCACCCCAGCCTGTGCCCCCACCAGGCCCGGTGCCACCGCCGTCTAATGGGCCACTGGGCAGTCAGATGGGACAGGCACCACCTGTTGTTGGGAAGAAGATCCCCTCCCTGATGTCCATACCTTCCTATCACACAAAGGGCCGGGGAGGAAGTAACCACACCCAGGGAGGAAGTAACGCAGCCAACCTGGCCCAGCCTGTTAATGGACACCATGACCAGAACCAGCAGCCGTATGGGTCCAAGCCTG GCCTGCCACCACACATTCAACAACCATTCACCAGTGTGGCTCCACCTGCAAACTTTGCACACCCTCCTCCTCAGCCAGTGCAGGCCCCATATTCTTCAGCACCGCCAAACCAGCagtacccccctccccctcagGCCTTGTCCCAGCCGCCCTACCCCTCACAACAGCAGCAACAGGGACAGCATTTCATGCCCACACCCTCCCATCCAAGTCACTATCAGactcccccaccccctccccagCCCCAAACACCAACCGGTCAGTATGTACCCGCACCGAGCCCATCACCAGGAGGATACCACTCAACTCAACACCAGGGGGCAGGGGCTCCGTACAGCCAGGGGGGCGTGGGGTCGTACAACAGCTACCAGACCTCTCCATATCAacaaccccctcccccacccgcCCCAAATGGCCATCAGCTGAGAGACTATAACCACAGTTATAAGAACTCGCATGACTCGGAACAGCAATCCCATTACAATCACTCGCCTAAGAACTATCATGGGTCGTCCTCCTCATCACATCGACAGAAGTCGAAGAAGTCCAAGCATCGGAAGTCGGGAAGCTCCAGGTCGTCTTACTCGGACTATCACTGA